In Vicingus serpentipes, the DNA window ATTTAGTTTCTACTGAAACAAAATTATCAATAATAAATTGGAATAAAAAATAGAAGGATACTTAATCAAAATTGATTTTACCGTCGGGAGTAATTAAAGGCGAAGCATCAACACCCTCTACTTCCATAAATTGAACAAGTAACTCTAATGAATTTTGCACTTTAGATAAATCACTTTGTGGAAGTTTTTTAAGTTTATCAGAAAGTTTTTCATGCAATAAAGCAGGAATTGAATTGACTGTTTTTTCTCCTAGTGCTGTTAAATAGATAAATGTAGAACGCTTATCTCCTTGATTAGGTAGTTTAGCAATAAAGCCTTTCGACTCAAGTCTTGAAATAATGCCCGTAACTGTACTTGCATTTAAGTTTAAATACTTTTTTATTTCTGTTGATGTAGATTTGTATTCAGTTTGCTGATTTAAATAATTTAAACATAAATACTGTGGAATACTAATACCATATTCTTTTTGCACACGCTTACTTTCAAGGTTAATTGAGCGTAATATTTTTCGAATGTTAACTAATATATCAGTGTATTCCATAATAAATTAAACCTGCCTAACTTGATTGAAAGTGATTTTTAACGCTTTTTCGAAATAGCGTAACTGCTTTAATTCAACAGCGTTTACAATAGCTAAAGAAATCCCTTCTTTTCCAGCTCTTGCAGTTCTCCCACTTCGGTGAGTATAATATTCTTCTTGGTCAGGCAATTGGTAATGAACAACAAAAGACAATGCTTCTATATCAATTCCACGCGCAGCCAAATCGGTTGCAATTAATATTTGTAAGCTTTCATTTTTAAAAGCTCGCATTACTTTATCTCTTTCTTTTTGCAGCAAATCGCCATGTATAGCATCAGCAGAAATATTTTTGGCAATTAATTGTTTTGCTAATTTTTGAGTCGCTGCTTTTGTTTTACAAAATATTACTCCTCTGTTGTCTTTTTGGGTTCTTATAAACTGCAACAAAACTTGTAGTTTATCCAAATCGTCACATATTAAATATTGGTGTTCAATTTTTTTATTCACCACCTTATCTGCACTCACTTCAATTCGGTGAGCATCTTCAGCCATATGTGTATTTACAATTTCTTTAATTCCGTGAGGCATTGTTGCCGAAAACAACCATTTATTCTCTGCTTTTTTTGCATGTTTTAAAATTTCATCCAGTTCCTTTTTAAACCCCATGCTCAACATTTCATCCGCCTCGTCCAACACAACAGTTTTAACATTACTAATGTCAACTGCATTTTTGTTTATTAAGTCAATTAATCGACCTGGAGTAGCTACAATAATATGAGTCGGTCGCTTTAAATTAGCAATTTGCATCTCGATTTTAGCACCACCATAAACGGCTTCAGTAAAGATTTTATCAGTGTATTTGGTAAACTTAAAAAGTTGTTTAGCTACCTGCTGTCCTAGTTCACGTGTAGGACAAAGAATTAAACCTTGCACAACTTTTTTCTTAGAATCAATTTTATGTAATAAGGGTAAACCATAGGCAGCAGTTTTACCTGTACCAGTTTGTGCTTGTCCAACCAAATCAGTATTGGTTTCCAACAATAATGGAATAACTTCTGTTTGTATTTCGGTGGGTTCAATGATGTTTAACTCATTTAAACCTTTAATAAAATCTTTTCTTACCCCTAATTCTTCAAAATTTGCCAAAACAATAATTTTTAATGTTTTGCAAAGTTAGTTATTAAAGAATTAAGCTAGCTAAAAAGATGTATGTTGAATAACGATTAAATTTTAGCCGTTTCCTTAACCAATTCATTTACTTGATCCCAGTCCATATTTACAATAGGTAAAGAATAGATTGAAGGCATATTTGATGAGTATTTTTTCTTCAACAAATCAGCAATATGATTAAACAATAAAGCTTTAGTCTTAGCCATAATCATAATTTGATTAAAAGTATCTAGTTCTCCAGCAGCATTCCTTCTTCTTACTTTTACTTTCTCAAGAATTACGGCTTCAAGTATTAGTTTATCTTTTGTTAAAAAGTCAACTATTTCATTGGCTTGATTTTCATCATTTGAGACAACATGAAGTAATACCATAATTTCTATTTTTTATAGTTCTCATAACCATCTTTTTCAAGCACATCAATTTTAGCTTGCACCTGATTGGTTAAGTTTGCTTTATACTCAATAATATTGGCTCTAATCTTCTCATCAGCAACACCTAAAATTTGAGCAGCTAATATTCCAGCGTTTTTCGCTCCATTTAAAGCAACTGTAGCTACTGGAACTCCACCTGGCATTTGTAAAATTGACAATACAGAATCCCACCCATCAATTGAATTACTTGACTTGATTGGCACCCCTATAACTGGTAAAGGAGAAAACGATGCGGCCATACCTGGCAAATGAGCAGCACCACCAGCACCAGCAATAATAACCTCAACACCTCTTAAATGTGCATTTTTAGCAAAGTCCATTAATCGCTCTGGAGTTCTATGTGCCGAAACAATTGTAACCTCTGCTTCTACTCCTAATTCTTTTAATACATCTGCTGCATCTTTCATTATTGGTAAATCAGAATCTGACCCCATAATTATGCTTACTTTTTTACTCATCGTTATAATTTTATGCGATTACTTTTAAGTTCTCTTTTATAAATTCTGCTTTTTCTCTGGCTTTATTAATATCCTTATCTAATATGGTTATATGTCCCATTTTACGATATGGTTTTGTAATTTTTTTCCCATAAATATGAAATTTAGCTCCATCAACTTCCATACACTTCATTAACCCAGAATAAAGAACTTTACCTTCATAATTTGGTTCACCCAAAACATTAATCATTATTGATGGAATTTTCAGTTCTGTACTCCCTAAAGGAAACCCAAAAATAGCTCTTAATTGCTGCTCATATTGCGAGGTAAATATACTCTCAATAGTATGATGCCCACTATTATGAGTTCTTGGTGCAACTTCATTTATTAGTATGTTATCATCTTTATCCAAAAACATTTCAACAGCTAAAATACCTTCATACTCTAGTGCTTCCACAAGATCAATTGCTAATTTCTCAGCTTTCTTTTCAACCGAATCAGCAACATTTGCTGGACAAATTAAAAACTCAACTAAGTTCGCTGTTGGGTTAAATTCCATCTCCACTAATGGAAAACATTTAATCTCTCCATTAACACTTCTAGCAACAATAACAGATAGCTCTTTATATACTTCAACTTTATCTTCAATAAGAGATTTTCCCACCAAAAGGTCGTTTAAATCATCCTGAGATTTTACAATTTTAACCCCTTTACCATCATAACCTTCTTTTCTTAATTTTTGAACAAAAGGCAAACTTATAGCTCCGGATTTCACTAAATCTTTTATCTCGTTTTCAGATTCAAACAACTGAAATTTAGATGTAGGAAAACCATTTTTCTCATAAAACTCTTTCTGCAATCCTTTGTCTTTTATTATCGCTAATTTTTTAGGACAAGGATATACTTTCTTACCTTCACTTTTTAGCTTAATAAGAGCATCTAAATTCACATTTTCAATTTCAATAGTAATCATGTCTAGATTCTTACCAAAATCATAAACAGTTGAAAAACAATTAAAATCTCCTACAACAAGCTTAGTACATGTTGGAGCAGAAGGACAAGAATCTGAAGGATCTAATACATAAGTATTCACATCCCAATTACTTGCTGCCAAGGTTAGCATTTTACCCAATTGGCCACCTCCTAAAATTCCAAGTTTAAAATCTGAAGAAATTATTTGTTCCATTTTTATTATTAATTATTAGATAATAAACCCAAAGCATAGTCAGTAGCTAATTTTGCTTTTTGATTTTTCGATATAAGTTCTATTAATTTAAGCTGAGTATTTATATACCCCATCTCCCTTGAATTTACCATAAACAATGAGCTTTCACCAGCATCAAACTTTTGTTTTTCACCATTTAAAAGTTTAGCATAATCTGTAACTGTTTGAGCATACAAATTTGCTTGATTGTATGATGTTTCCAATTCATTAATTGAGGCTCTAGCTTTAAATGTTAATGATGCAATTTTGGCATCATAAACTAACTGGGTTTCACTAATTTTTAATTTTGCCAATTTCAAATCGCCTCTTTCTTTTCTTAAAAACAAAGGCATACTAAATTCAACTCCCCATTTATAATTATTTAAATTATAATTACTAAAAACATCATTACCAACCGGCTGAGTAATTGCATTATATTTCAAATTTAGTTTCGGTTTAATCATTTCTTGTTTCAACCTTTTTTCTATTCCGAGTTGTTGTATTTTATACTGATATTGAACTAATTCCGGATGATTTTGTTCAATGCTATCCATTTGAAGATAAACTTGACCAGTAACGGTTAAGTTTTCAACCTCATCTGCTTTTAATGGCACTGTACCTTCAGCAATTTCAAGCGGTATAACTCCTTCGCCCCATAAATATACTGACAACATCGCAGTTGCATTTTTATAATTCATTTCAGCTTGCTGCAAATTTAGCAATCTATTTTGAACTTGAATACTTGCTTCAACTGTATCTATAAAAGATTTATCCCCTAAAAAAGCTCCCTGTTTAACTGCCTCGAATCGTTGATTTGCAAAAAAAACAGCGTCTTGATAAACTGACAATGTATTATAACTGTTAAACCACTCCCAGTAAAACTTACCAGCCTCATAAATCAATTCATTATACAACGCTTGACGCTCAGCTTGTGTTCCTTTTAAATATAATTGGGCTTTTCTCAACTCACTTCTTCTCTCGTCTATAAAAAGCCCTTGCCCTAAAGACAAAGAAACTCCGGCATACCACAAACCTGCATTAGGATTATTGTTTTGCGGGTTTAAATATTGTCCCTGATTTTGTTCATAACCGCCACTAAACTCTAGTCCATACCAAGTTGGTATCTTTAATCCTGAATTAGTTGTGCTAAAATATTGATTTTCATTAAAGTACTTTTGAGCTACTTCAGAAAATGCCTTTGGATCAAATAACCCCCTAGACTTTTGAAGATAGGCTTCACCATACTCAACTTTTAATTCAGCTTGCTTGGCAATTGGATGATTCAACCTAACTATTTCAATAAATTCATTAAACCCTAGCGTTTTAGTATTCTCTGTCTGAGTAAAAGCAATAGTATTTGCTAGCAAAATAATTAGGTATGTTATTCTTATTTTCATTTTTGTAAAAATTATTTTTTACTGCCTGCTTTTTTAATTTCTGAACTTTTGTAATAATCTGGAGGAAACCCATTTAAGTTACGCCATAACTCGTACCAAATTGGCACATCTTTTAACAATGCCATACCATTTGCACCAGAACCAACTCTTAAGCTTTCTGGCCATGTTTCATCATCTTCATCTGGAGCTACAAAAACTCTGTATTTTCCATTTTCACTAATAAAATTATCTATAGCTACTACTTTTCCTCCAAAAGTTCCATAAGATGCATTAGGCCAACCTGAGAAAACAACCGAAGGCCAACCATCAAACATAAATCGAACTTTTTGTCCTTTGCTCACTATTGGTAAATCAAATGGTTCAATATACATTTCTACTGCTAAATCATATTTCGCAGGCATAATACTTACCATTTCCTCCCCAGCTTTTAGTGTTTCACCAATACCAGATCGAATAGCTTTAGTTACATAACCATCTTGAGGTGCTGTAATATAATACATCCCTTGCCTTACAGAATAATTCATATATTGATTTTGCATCTTTGTAACAAGAGCTTCAGCATCATACATATTAGAAAGTGCTGAATACTTATCCGATTCTGCTTTTGAAAGCTTATCTACATATTGATTTCTTATAGAATTTACTTCAACCCGAGCATTGATAAGAATGTTTCTACTTGCTAATAATTTATTCTCAGCACTTATCAATTTTGATTGTGTTTCTTGCAGTTTTAGTTTTTTAGTTTCAAAATCTGTTAACGACTTCAAACCCTGTTTATATAACTCTTCTTGCCTTTGAAATTGTTTTTCAGCTATTTGATAATTGGTTTTTGCAGCTTCTAAATCAACACTATCGGACAAAACTTTAAGCTGAGCTTGTTTTATGTAATTATTAGCTTGCTCTCTCTTTAATTTTTGAGTTTGTAATAAAGCATCAATTTGAATATCAAGAGAATTCACTTTATCCATATAAGACTTAACAGAAAGTTCTTTAGATTTAATTTGAGATTCAGTTCTTGACAATAATTCAGGATCAAAATATTCGTCCTTCACTTCAGATATAAAGAGAATTGTATCACCTTTAGCCACGTAATCCCCTTCTTTTACAAACCATTTTTCAATCTTACCCGCTATTACGGAATTTATAGTTTGTGGTCTTTGGTTAGGCTGCAATGTTGTAACATATCCTCTAGATCTAATGTTTTGAGTCCAAGGTAACAATACAATCAAAACTAATGTAACAAAACTAAAAATCAATATCCTTGAAAAAACTGAGAATGCTTTATAATTTTTTAGCATTGAAAACGAATCATATAGCTTAGTATGAATTTTATCGTCTATCCTATTTTCACTTAAGTTTAACATGCTATTTTACTTTATAAATATTTGATTAAACCAACTCTCGTTGGATAAATTAGACAAACTATCAAAACCAAGTTGGTTTCCTTGATCAAGCACTAATACTTTTTCAAATTTAGATGCAATCTCTTTGTCATTAGAAACTGCCATAATTGTCCATTTTTTATCAGATCCAAATATGTAATTTAAAAATCTTTCCTTATCAAGTTCAGGCAATTGTTTAAAGTTGTCTTCAAGTAATATTAATCTAGGGAATCCAACTATAGCTCTAGCTAATATTATTT includes these proteins:
- a CDS encoding MarR family winged helix-turn-helix transcriptional regulator, coding for MEYTDILVNIRKILRSINLESKRVQKEYGISIPQYLCLNYLNQQTEYKSTSTEIKKYLNLNASTVTGIISRLESKGFIAKLPNQGDKRSTFIYLTALGEKTVNSIPALLHEKLSDKLKKLPQSDLSKVQNSLELLVQFMEVEGVDASPLITPDGKINFD
- a CDS encoding HlyD family secretion protein, giving the protein MLNLSENRIDDKIHTKLYDSFSMLKNYKAFSVFSRILIFSFVTLVLIVLLPWTQNIRSRGYVTTLQPNQRPQTINSVIAGKIEKWFVKEGDYVAKGDTILFISEVKDEYFDPELLSRTESQIKSKELSVKSYMDKVNSLDIQIDALLQTQKLKREQANNYIKQAQLKVLSDSVDLEAAKTNYQIAEKQFQRQEELYKQGLKSLTDFETKKLKLQETQSKLISAENKLLASRNILINARVEVNSIRNQYVDKLSKAESDKYSALSNMYDAEALVTKMQNQYMNYSVRQGMYYITAPQDGYVTKAIRSGIGETLKAGEEMVSIMPAKYDLAVEMYIEPFDLPIVSKGQKVRFMFDGWPSVVFSGWPNASYGTFGGKVVAIDNFISENGKYRVFVAPDEDDETWPESLRVGSGANGMALLKDVPIWYELWRNLNGFPPDYYKSSEIKKAGSKK
- a CDS encoding DEAD/DEAH box helicase, with product MANFEELGVRKDFIKGLNELNIIEPTEIQTEVIPLLLETNTDLVGQAQTGTGKTAAYGLPLLHKIDSKKKVVQGLILCPTRELGQQVAKQLFKFTKYTDKIFTEAVYGGAKIEMQIANLKRPTHIIVATPGRLIDLINKNAVDISNVKTVVLDEADEMLSMGFKKELDEILKHAKKAENKWLFSATMPHGIKEIVNTHMAEDAHRIEVSADKVVNKKIEHQYLICDDLDKLQVLLQFIRTQKDNRGVIFCKTKAATQKLAKQLIAKNISADAIHGDLLQKERDKVMRAFKNESLQILIATDLAARGIDIEALSFVVHYQLPDQEEYYTHRSGRTARAGKEGISLAIVNAVELKQLRYFEKALKITFNQVRQV
- a CDS encoding TolC family protein; translated protein: MKIRITYLIILLANTIAFTQTENTKTLGFNEFIEIVRLNHPIAKQAELKVEYGEAYLQKSRGLFDPKAFSEVAQKYFNENQYFSTTNSGLKIPTWYGLEFSGGYEQNQGQYLNPQNNNPNAGLWYAGVSLSLGQGLFIDERRSELRKAQLYLKGTQAERQALYNELIYEAGKFYWEWFNSYNTLSVYQDAVFFANQRFEAVKQGAFLGDKSFIDTVEASIQVQNRLLNLQQAEMNYKNATAMLSVYLWGEGVIPLEIAEGTVPLKADEVENLTVTGQVYLQMDSIEQNHPELVQYQYKIQQLGIEKRLKQEMIKPKLNLKYNAITQPVGNDVFSNYNLNNYKWGVEFSMPLFLRKERGDLKLAKLKISETQLVYDAKIASLTFKARASINELETSYNQANLYAQTVTDYAKLLNGEKQKFDAGESSLFMVNSREMGYINTQLKLIELISKNQKAKLATDYALGLLSNN
- a CDS encoding 5-(carboxyamino)imidazole ribonucleotide synthase; amino-acid sequence: MEQIISSDFKLGILGGGQLGKMLTLAASNWDVNTYVLDPSDSCPSAPTCTKLVVGDFNCFSTVYDFGKNLDMITIEIENVNLDALIKLKSEGKKVYPCPKKLAIIKDKGLQKEFYEKNGFPTSKFQLFESENEIKDLVKSGAISLPFVQKLRKEGYDGKGVKIVKSQDDLNDLLVGKSLIEDKVEVYKELSVIVARSVNGEIKCFPLVEMEFNPTANLVEFLICPANVADSVEKKAEKLAIDLVEALEYEGILAVEMFLDKDDNILINEVAPRTHNSGHHTIESIFTSQYEQQLRAIFGFPLGSTELKIPSIMINVLGEPNYEGKVLYSGLMKCMEVDGAKFHIYGKKITKPYRKMGHITILDKDINKAREKAEFIKENLKVIA
- the cutA gene encoding divalent cation tolerance protein CutA, producing the protein MVLLHVVSNDENQANEIVDFLTKDKLILEAVILEKVKVRRRNAAGELDTFNQIMIMAKTKALLFNHIADLLKKKYSSNMPSIYSLPIVNMDWDQVNELVKETAKI
- the purE gene encoding 5-(carboxyamino)imidazole ribonucleotide mutase is translated as MSKKVSIIMGSDSDLPIMKDAADVLKELGVEAEVTIVSAHRTPERLMDFAKNAHLRGVEVIIAGAGGAAHLPGMAASFSPLPVIGVPIKSSNSIDGWDSVLSILQMPGGVPVATVALNGAKNAGILAAQILGVADEKIRANIIEYKANLTNQVQAKIDVLEKDGYENYKK